A portion of the Thermodesulfobacteriota bacterium genome contains these proteins:
- a CDS encoding UDP-2,3-diacylglucosamine diphosphatase has translation MTTLIVSDVHLGSSFNRAKDLTSFIKSVDFGKLIILGDLFDRPDFKKLNEDEWTFLNVLNKISEIKEVIWVEGNHDEMLNKSIPSMFNIRAVKEYDWTINGKKLLAIHGHQFDDYTLKKNYLAKFASTIYKGLRSIDEILDRDIFHPMCYNNKSWQRVSETVNIRALEYGKKNKADFVFCGHTHRATNVAKNGVEYFNTGCWNDRYCHYVLIDDQRVTLNKFTKPVKSIESSAPRLRLRPAL, from the coding sequence ATGACTACACTAATAGTTTCTGACGTACACTTAGGCTCATCTTTTAACCGAGCTAAAGATCTGACCTCTTTTATCAAATCGGTGGATTTTGGAAAACTTATTATCCTGGGCGATCTTTTTGACCGTCCGGATTTTAAGAAGCTAAATGAGGATGAGTGGACATTCTTAAACGTCCTAAATAAAATCTCTGAGATTAAAGAAGTTATTTGGGTAGAAGGAAACCATGATGAGATGCTCAATAAATCAATTCCTTCTATGTTTAACATAAGAGCCGTAAAGGAATATGACTGGACTATAAATGGCAAAAAGCTCTTAGCTATTCACGGACATCAATTTGATGACTACACTTTGAAAAAGAATTATCTAGCCAAGTTTGCAAGCACAATTTACAAAGGACTAAGGTCTATTGATGAAATTTTAGACAGAGATATTTTTCACCCTATGTGCTATAACAACAAGTCCTGGCAAAGGGTATCGGAAACTGTAAATATTAGGGCGCTTGAGTATGGTAAGAAGAACAAAGCTGACTTTGTTTTTTGCGGTCATACTCACAGAGCGACTAATGTAGCTAAAAATGGGGTGGAGTATTTTAACACTGGATGCTGGAATGACAGATATTGCCACTATGTGCTTATAGATGATCAAAGGGTGACGCTTAATAAGTTCACAAAGCCTGTAAAATCAATCGAGTCC
- a CDS encoding dihydroxy-acid dehydratase, with amino-acid sequence AIVFNSEEDCLKAILNGRVKQGHVIVVRYEGPRGGPGMREMLAPTSAIMGKGLGDDVALITDGRFSGGTHGFVVGHITPEAADGGIIAIVKNGDQITIDALKREINLNLPKAEIHRRLKAWKKPAPKEKRGVLAKYAKLVSSASEGAVTDN; translated from the coding sequence AGCAATTGTGTTCAACTCAGAGGAGGACTGTCTAAAGGCAATTCTCAATGGACGAGTCAAACAAGGGCACGTAATAGTTGTGCGCTACGAAGGTCCACGAGGGGGACCTGGTATGAGGGAGATGCTTGCTCCAACGTCAGCAATTATGGGCAAGGGGCTCGGCGATGATGTTGCTCTGATTACAGACGGACGTTTCTCAGGCGGAACGCACGGTTTTGTTGTCGGGCACATTACACCCGAGGCTGCAGACGGCGGCATAATTGCTATAGTGAAAAACGGAGATCAAATTACAATAGATGCATTAAAGCGTGAAATAAACCTAAACTTACCTAAGGCAGAGATTCACAGACGGCTTAAAGCATGGAAAAAGCCTGCGCCTAAGGAAAAAAGAGGTGTGCTCGCTAAGTACGCAAAACTTGTTTCCTCAGCATCTGAAGGTGCAGTAACCGATAACTAA